The following proteins are co-located in the Bathymodiolus thermophilus thioautotrophic gill symbiont genome:
- a CDS encoding haloacid dehalogenase-like hydrolase, with the protein MTPLIVDLDHTLINTDLLYESSMVVLKKSPWLILLYPFWFFIGKGYLKEQLVKRCEIDISKLPYNTTTIAYIKKRKKQGDIIILATASHKVYALSVAKHLKLFNDVMASNKDFNLSSHNKAKKLIERFGAQKFDYIGDHMRDLPVWEASNLAILINVSDKVIKKTQHLNTLIL; encoded by the coding sequence ATGACCCCACTCATTGTTGACTTAGACCACACGCTCATTAACACTGATTTGTTGTATGAATCCTCAATGGTAGTATTAAAAAAAAGCCCGTGGTTAATATTACTTTATCCTTTTTGGTTTTTTATCGGCAAAGGATACTTAAAAGAACAATTGGTTAAGCGCTGTGAAATAGACATCAGCAAACTACCCTACAACACAACCACCATTGCCTATATTAAGAAACGCAAAAAACAAGGTGACATTATCATTCTTGCCACCGCCTCGCACAAAGTTTACGCACTCTCCGTCGCAAAACACCTAAAATTATTTAACGATGTAATGGCAAGCAACAAAGACTTTAATCTCTCTTCACACAACAAAGCCAAAAAATTAATTGAGCGCTTTGGCGCGCAAAAATTTGATTATATAGGTGACCATATGCGTGATTTACCCGTTTGGGAAGCGTCAAATCTTGCGATTTTAATCAATGTATCAGACAAAGTTATTAAAAAAACACAACACCTAAACACTTTGATTCTCTAA
- a CDS encoding ATP-binding cassette domain-containing protein has protein sequence MPLITLDNISLNFSEKLILNEVSTTILKGDKIALIGRNGEGKSTFMRVLAGAIEPDDGKVKVKNGIKISYLEQSPPEDNDKNLFDIVAEGLGDIGIVLTKYQHFMADEKLDEAAELQEEIDRLDGWQYLHKIETILNRFTLNAEVILSTLSGGWRRRVMLARALIQEPNVLLLDEPTNHMDITAILDLEKMLKDYHGTLVLISHDRAFIAGIVNKVFDLDRGNLAVFECGYQDYVKRKDNLLNSETMANKRFDKKLAQEEVWIRQGIKARRTRNEGRVRALQEMRNSFVNRRQKQGKVKIHSVAEDEKRASKLVFEIKKMSYSIGDLQLVKDFSMLVLKGEKIGIIGGNGSGKSTFIKLLLDELQPSSGSIRRSKTIKLAYFDQMREMLKPNMKAMDFVSGGSEHINIGGKSKHIIGYLRQFLFTGKQAMAPIKMFSGGEKNRLMLAKILSQPANLLVLDEPTNDLDVETLELLEEMLVEYTGTLILISHDRTFLNNVVGSTVVMDGDGVINQYAGGYDDYLTQKQDNLDNQVKTKVQSKSKQEKKTPGNPKQKLSYKQQQALEKLPHKIETAEAEIKAIQLQLADPEFFQQPESQEALVRLSRLEADLARYYEKWSTLE, from the coding sequence ATGCCACTAATTACACTTGATAATATTTCCCTTAATTTTTCTGAAAAATTAATCCTAAATGAAGTCAGCACCACCATCTTAAAAGGCGATAAAATCGCCCTCATTGGACGCAATGGCGAAGGAAAATCCACTTTTATGCGTGTGCTTGCTGGCGCAATTGAACCAGATGATGGCAAAGTCAAAGTTAAAAATGGCATCAAAATCAGTTATTTAGAGCAAAGCCCGCCAGAAGACAATGACAAAAATTTATTTGATATTGTTGCTGAAGGTTTGGGGGATATTGGCATTGTATTGACAAAATATCAACATTTTATGGCAGACGAAAAACTGGACGAAGCCGCCGAATTGCAAGAAGAAATCGATCGCCTTGATGGTTGGCAATATTTACACAAGATTGAAACCATTCTGAATCGTTTTACACTCAACGCAGAAGTCATTTTATCCACCCTATCTGGTGGCTGGCGACGACGAGTAATGTTAGCCCGTGCATTGATACAAGAACCGAATGTGTTGCTACTTGATGAGCCCACGAACCACATGGATATTACCGCTATTCTTGACTTAGAAAAAATGCTCAAAGACTATCACGGTACTTTGGTGCTCATTAGTCATGACCGTGCATTTATTGCCGGCATTGTCAATAAAGTTTTTGATTTGGACCGTGGCAATCTAGCGGTGTTTGAATGTGGTTACCAAGACTATGTAAAGCGCAAAGACAATTTGCTTAACTCAGAAACAATGGCAAACAAAAGATTTGACAAAAAACTGGCTCAAGAAGAAGTGTGGATTCGTCAAGGCATCAAAGCCAGAAGAACCCGCAACGAAGGCCGTGTGCGTGCCTTGCAAGAAATGCGCAATTCTTTTGTTAATCGCAGACAAAAACAAGGCAAAGTTAAGATACATTCAGTGGCAGAAGATGAAAAGCGTGCCTCAAAACTGGTATTTGAAATCAAAAAAATGTCATACTCTATTGGCGATTTGCAATTGGTCAAAGACTTTTCTATGCTGGTGTTGAAAGGGGAAAAAATCGGCATCATTGGTGGCAACGGCTCAGGCAAATCAACCTTTATTAAATTATTGCTTGATGAATTACAGCCCAGCAGCGGCAGCATACGCCGTTCCAAAACCATTAAATTGGCTTATTTTGACCAAATGCGTGAAATGTTAAAGCCCAATATGAAGGCAATGGATTTTGTCTCAGGTGGTAGCGAGCATATTAATATTGGTGGCAAAAGCAAACACATAATCGGGTATTTGCGTCAGTTTTTATTTACTGGAAAGCAGGCAATGGCACCCATTAAAATGTTTTCTGGTGGTGAAAAAAACCGCCTAATGTTGGCAAAAATTCTCTCTCAACCCGCCAATTTATTAGTGCTTGATGAGCCAACCAATGACCTTGATGTGGAAACCTTGGAACTGCTAGAAGAAATGTTGGTGGAATACACAGGCACATTAATTTTAATTTCACACGATAGAACTTTTTTGAACAATGTCGTAGGCTCTACCGTTGTCATGGATGGCGATGGTGTCATCAATCAATATGCTGGCGGTTATGACGATTATCTAACGCAAAAACAAGACAATTTAGACAATCAAGTCAAAACCAAAGTGCAATCCAAATCAAAACAAGAGAAGAAAACACCTGGTAACCCTAAGCAAAAACTGAGTTACAAACAACAACAAGCATTGGAAAAATTACCCCATAAAATCGAAACAGCAGAAGCTGAAATTAAGGCCATACAATTACAACTCGCAGACCCTGAATTTTTCCAACAACCAGAATCCCAAGAGGCGCTCGTTCGCCTATCAAGATTAGAAGCCGATTTGGCGCGTTATTATGAAAAATGGAGCACATTAGAATGA
- a CDS encoding cytochrome c-type biogenesis protein, with protein sequence MRYFIQFLLLLTLINPIYAESIEANTFVNAQQERRYRALIDEIRCPVCQGQSIGGSNAGLAKDLREKVRALILSDKTNDDIRAFMVARYGDFVVFKPPVNKSTYLLWFLPFVFLAFGLFFLVRFFRVKKPLVETIDTTKAKELLK encoded by the coding sequence ATGCGTTATTTTATTCAATTTTTACTACTATTGACACTTATTAATCCTATCTATGCTGAAAGTATTGAGGCAAACACTTTTGTTAACGCTCAACAAGAGCGGCGTTATCGTGCTTTGATTGATGAAATTCGCTGTCCTGTGTGCCAAGGACAAAGTATTGGTGGCTCAAATGCAGGGTTGGCAAAAGACTTAAGAGAGAAGGTTAGAGCGTTGATTTTAAGTGATAAAACCAATGATGATATTCGTGCATTTATGGTGGCGCGTTATGGTGATTTTGTGGTGTTTAAGCCACCTGTTAATAAAAGCACTTATTTATTGTGGTTTTTGCCTTTTGTTTTTTTGGCATTTGGATTGTTTTTCCTTGTGCGCTTTTTTCGTGTCAAAAAACCTTTGGTCGAAACGATTGACACAACCAAAGCCAAAGAACTGCTTAAATGA
- a CDS encoding secondary thiamine-phosphate synthase enzyme YjbQ, which translates to MTALVVKTKGRGAIEITQQVNAVLAQQDAKLCHLFVAHTSASLMITGNEDPDLLLDMEDFLQTSVVDANPNYRHNGEGDFDMSGHIRSVLTGESKSIPVIDNKLALGKFQGLFLYEHRAKGSNRKLVVTLL; encoded by the coding sequence ATGACAGCGCTTGTTGTTAAAACCAAAGGTCGTGGTGCCATTGAAATTACCCAGCAAGTGAATGCAGTTTTGGCACAACAAGACGCCAAATTGTGTCATTTATTTGTTGCCCATACCTCAGCATCACTGATGATTACGGGTAATGAGGACCCTGATTTGTTATTAGATATGGAAGATTTTTTGCAAACAAGTGTTGTTGATGCAAATCCAAATTACCGACATAATGGCGAAGGTGATTTTGATATGTCGGGGCATATTCGCAGTGTTTTAACGGGTGAAAGTAAAAGCATTCCAGTGATTGACAACAAACTTGCCTTGGGTAAGTTTCAAGGTTTGTTTTTATACGAGCATCGTGCTAAGGGAAGTAACCGTAAACTTGTCGTTACTTTATTATGA
- a CDS encoding tetratricopeptide repeat protein has product MSGATELSDLMVLAYTHQKKGELSKAIQAWNGLLNHQAADKALKANAHLSLGNLHQLQGNSDLAMESMSNAIKSNPNSSEAYFCLASMAQEKEDFDLAITYLESALALNDKDCGAFNNLGNCYDRLEKTEQAIEAYSQAVALDETYIAAIYNRGNAFLKLGKEALAYQDLSKSINLDTNFYQAYYNRATLLKRMGKIKQANADFSKAKSLAKKELEGLQEVKKDKHTH; this is encoded by the coding sequence ATGAGTGGCGCAACAGAACTTAGCGATTTAATGGTGTTGGCTTACACACATCAAAAAAAAGGGGAGTTGTCTAAGGCAATTCAGGCGTGGAATGGGCTGCTAAATCATCAGGCTGCAGATAAAGCATTAAAAGCCAATGCTCATTTGAGTTTGGGTAATCTTCATCAGTTACAAGGCAACAGTGATTTGGCAATGGAAAGTATGTCAAATGCGATAAAATCTAATCCAAATAGTAGCGAAGCGTATTTTTGCCTAGCAAGCATGGCGCAGGAAAAAGAGGATTTTGACTTGGCAATTACCTATCTTGAAAGTGCTTTAGCATTGAATGACAAGGATTGTGGTGCGTTTAATAATTTGGGTAATTGTTACGATAGATTGGAAAAAACTGAACAAGCCATTGAGGCTTATTCTCAAGCAGTGGCACTGGATGAAACTTATATTGCCGCTATTTATAATCGTGGTAATGCGTTTTTAAAGTTAGGAAAAGAGGCGTTGGCGTATCAAGATTTGTCAAAATCTATCAATTTAGACACAAATTTTTATCAAGCCTATTATAATCGTGCAACTTTGTTAAAACGCATGGGAAAAATTAAGCAAGCCAATGCAGATTTTTCCAAGGCAAAAAGTTTGGCAAAAAAAGAGTTGGAAGGGCTTCAGGAAGTCAAAAAAGATAAACACACACATTAG
- the lysS gene encoding lysine--tRNA ligase produces the protein MNNQEDNKLVAERRTKLATLRVAGNPFVNDFKPQDFAASVVAEFDQFSKEELEEKSIEVSMAGRMMLKRVMGKASFAHIQDSSGKIQLFVTRDELPEGFYNEQFKKWDIGDIIGTKGTLFKTQVGELSVRVSEIKLLTKSLRPLPDKFHGLSDQEIRYRQRYVDLIMNKSSRDTFKRRSQIVAYIRNFFNQNDFIEVETPMLQSIPGGATAKPFETHHNALDMQMFLRIAPELYLKRLIVGGMDRVFEINRNFRNEGLSTRHNPEFTMIEFYQAYATYHDVMDLTENLLRGIAVDVCGNAVVPYQGDEFDFSKTFERISVFDSILHYNADLSAADLSQDNAATTAEKLGITVKDSWGLGKIQIEIFEATVEEKLIQPTFITEYPTEVSPLARRNDDNPFITDRFELFIGGREIANGFSELNDAEDQAERFHKQVAEKDAGDDEAMHYDADYIRALEYGMPPTAGEGIGIDRLVMLFTDSPSIRDVLLFPHMKLESKN, from the coding sequence ATGAATAATCAAGAAGACAATAAATTAGTAGCAGAAAGAAGAACAAAATTAGCAACGCTGAGAGTGGCGGGAAATCCATTTGTTAACGATTTTAAGCCACAGGATTTTGCCGCATCTGTTGTGGCAGAATTTGACCAATTTTCAAAAGAAGAGTTAGAAGAGAAATCTATTGAAGTGTCAATGGCAGGACGCATGATGTTAAAGCGGGTGATGGGCAAGGCAAGTTTTGCACATATTCAGGACTCTAGCGGAAAAATCCAATTGTTTGTAACCCGTGATGAGTTGCCCGAGGGTTTTTATAATGAGCAGTTTAAAAAATGGGATATTGGCGATATTATCGGCACCAAAGGCACCTTGTTTAAAACTCAGGTTGGCGAATTGTCGGTGCGAGTGAGTGAGATAAAATTATTAACCAAATCGTTACGACCATTGCCAGATAAATTCCACGGTTTAAGCGACCAAGAAATTCGCTATCGCCAGCGTTATGTAGATTTGATTATGAACAAATCTTCACGCGATACCTTTAAACGCCGCTCGCAAATTGTTGCTTATATTCGCAATTTCTTTAATCAAAATGATTTTATCGAAGTAGAAACACCCATGTTGCAAAGCATCCCAGGGGGTGCTACTGCCAAGCCGTTTGAAACTCATCATAACGCATTAGATATGCAAATGTTTTTGCGTATTGCACCTGAACTTTATCTAAAACGATTGATTGTTGGTGGCATGGACAGGGTATTTGAAATTAATCGTAATTTTAGAAACGAGGGTTTGTCCACTCGTCATAATCCAGAATTTACCATGATTGAGTTTTATCAAGCGTATGCCACCTATCATGATGTGATGGATTTGACCGAAAATTTGCTTAGAGGGATTGCAGTGGATGTGTGTGGCAATGCAGTTGTGCCGTATCAAGGTGATGAGTTTGATTTTTCCAAAACCTTTGAGCGTATCAGCGTATTTGATTCAATTTTGCATTATAACGCAGATTTATCTGCTGCCGATTTGAGTCAAGATAATGCCGCCACTACGGCTGAAAAATTAGGCATAACGGTTAAAGATTCGTGGGGTTTGGGTAAAATTCAAATTGAAATTTTTGAAGCCACTGTTGAAGAAAAACTCATTCAACCTACCTTTATTACCGAATATCCAACCGAGGTTTCTCCACTTGCTCGGCGCAATGATGACAACCCCTTTATTACCGATAGATTTGAGTTATTCATTGGTGGTCGTGAAATCGCCAATGGCTTCTCTGAGTTGAATGATGCAGAAGATCAGGCTGAACGCTTTCATAAACAAGTGGCAGAAAAAGACGCAGGCGACGACGAAGCCATGCATTATGATGCTGATTATATCCGTGCTTTAGAATACGGTATGCCACCTACAGCAGGCGAAGGCATTGGTATTGACCGTTTGGTGATGTTATTTACCGACTCTCCCTCTATTCGTGATGTGCTATTGTTTCCGCACATGAAATTAGAGTCTAAAAATTAA
- a CDS encoding MazG nucleotide pyrophosphohydrolase domain-containing protein — MNQDSYQSMLTTIQAFHDKHDFKNNGGEDLAYRVALMAEELGEISACVTKGKSKADLAEESADLLILLIGTAISADFDLNEAFWQKMEKINQRKSRMVNGKIRVSEFKGV, encoded by the coding sequence ATGAATCAAGATTCCTACCAATCAATGCTGACGACCATTCAAGCATTTCACGATAAACACGATTTTAAAAATAATGGTGGCGAGGATTTGGCCTACCGTGTAGCGTTAATGGCAGAAGAGTTGGGGGAAATATCAGCGTGTGTGACCAAAGGAAAATCCAAAGCCGATTTAGCAGAAGAATCCGCTGATTTGTTGATTTTACTCATAGGCACAGCGATTAGTGCTGACTTTGATTTGAACGAAGCATTTTGGCAAAAAATGGAAAAAATTAACCAAAGAAAATCCAGAATGGTTAACGGTAAAATCCGAGTGTCGGAATTTAAAGGGGTTTGA
- the cmk gene encoding (d)CMP kinase encodes MNNILTIDGPSGVGKGTIARVMAQKLGWDLLDSGAIYRAFALAVDAKGVDIDDEKALEKIAHTLDLAFKTEVGSELVSVFLEGKDISKTLRTEQTGEMASKIAAIGVVRSALLKRQQDFAQASGLVADGRDMGTVVFAEAAFKVFLTASAQERAERRLKQLQAQDTVGIMSQILADVVARDERDSSRKNSPLKPAEDALIIDTTELSIDEVVAQVSALVTKSQSLSG; translated from the coding sequence ATGAATAATATTTTAACAATTGACGGCCCAAGTGGCGTAGGTAAAGGGACAATTGCACGGGTTATGGCGCAAAAACTGGGTTGGGATTTGCTTGATTCTGGGGCAATTTATCGTGCTTTTGCTTTGGCAGTTGATGCCAAAGGAGTGGATATTGACGATGAAAAAGCGTTGGAAAAAATCGCACATACTTTGGATTTGGCGTTTAAAACTGAGGTGGGCAGTGAATTGGTCAGTGTGTTTTTAGAAGGCAAAGATATTTCTAAAACTTTACGCACTGAGCAAACAGGCGAAATGGCATCCAAAATAGCAGCCATTGGCGTGGTGCGTAGTGCGCTGTTAAAGCGTCAACAAGACTTTGCACAAGCCTCAGGGTTAGTTGCAGACGGGCGTGATATGGGGACGGTAGTTTTTGCAGAAGCAGCGTTCAAGGTCTTTTTAACCGCCAGTGCGCAAGAGCGTGCAGAAAGACGCTTAAAACAATTGCAAGCACAGGATACTGTAGGTATAATGTCCCAAATCTTAGCAGATGTAGTGGCAAGAGATGAGCGTGATTCTTCGCGTAAAAATTCACCACTCAAGCCTGCCGAAGATGCCCTTATCATTGATACCACTGAGTTGTCAATTGATGAAGTGGTCGCTCAGGTGAGCGCATTAGTAACAAAAAGCCAAAGTCTAAGCGGTTAG
- the rpsA gene encoding 30S ribosomal protein S1, whose product MPTYTVVGVFYRSTSKKNNMSESFAELFENSVEQQNVKVGALLMGTVVAINREKAVINVGLKSEAFVSLDQFKDPKGELEIVEGDVVEVALESIDDGLGHTLLSREKAKRIKLWQALEIAMNQKDIVTGIVTGAVKGGLTVDIGVVKAFLPGSLVDTHPVKDFSYLTGQEIEAIVIKMDEVRNNIVISRKAVMQEANSADREALLEGLEEGQEIEGVVKNLADYGAFVDLGGVDGLLHITDISWQRVNHPSEKLVIGDKITVKILNYDKEKMRVSLGLKQLTASPWDNISDRLPLGKRVAGTVSNLTDYGAFVRIEEGVEGLVHVSEMDWTNANARPSKIVKLGQEVNVVVLDVQESKHRISLSMKQAQENPWEAFEATHNKNDKIDVTVKSITDFGLFVGLPGGIDGLIHLADLSWEKLPADELVSNYSKGQELEVVILNIDAEKERISLGIKQLEEDDFMSYASMNKKGAIVKVTIAEVTPKGAIVALTEDITGYLKAGEISEDRVDDASTVLKVGEEIEVAIVNIDRKTRNISVSIKAKNSAEEKAAMADYNKQSSDAAEGATLGDLLKKAKQ is encoded by the coding sequence ATGCCAACTTATACCGTTGTTGGAGTTTTTTACCGGTCAACATCTAAAAAAAACAATATGTCAGAATCATTTGCAGAACTATTTGAGAATAGTGTAGAACAACAAAATGTAAAAGTAGGTGCCTTATTAATGGGTACTGTCGTTGCTATCAATCGTGAAAAAGCGGTTATCAATGTAGGATTAAAATCGGAAGCTTTTGTTTCTCTTGATCAATTCAAAGACCCTAAAGGAGAATTGGAAATCGTAGAAGGCGATGTGGTAGAAGTCGCACTAGAATCTATTGATGACGGCTTAGGACATACTTTATTGTCTCGTGAAAAAGCCAAGCGTATTAAGTTATGGCAAGCATTAGAAATTGCAATGAATCAAAAAGACATTGTTACTGGTATCGTAACTGGTGCTGTTAAAGGTGGTTTGACGGTTGATATTGGTGTTGTTAAGGCATTTTTACCTGGTTCATTGGTGGACACTCATCCTGTTAAAGATTTCTCATACCTTACGGGTCAAGAAATTGAAGCAATTGTTATTAAGATGGACGAAGTTAGAAACAACATTGTTATTTCTAGAAAAGCGGTTATGCAAGAAGCCAACTCTGCAGACAGAGAAGCCTTGCTTGAAGGCCTTGAAGAAGGTCAAGAAATTGAAGGTGTGGTTAAAAACCTTGCAGACTATGGTGCATTTGTTGACCTTGGTGGTGTTGATGGTTTATTACATATTACAGACATCTCATGGCAGCGTGTTAATCACCCGTCTGAGAAATTGGTTATTGGTGATAAGATTACCGTTAAAATTCTTAATTATGATAAAGAGAAAATGCGTGTATCACTAGGTCTTAAGCAGTTAACTGCCAGCCCTTGGGATAACATTTCTGACCGTTTACCACTGGGTAAGAGAGTCGCAGGTACCGTGTCTAATTTGACAGATTATGGTGCATTTGTACGCATTGAAGAGGGTGTTGAAGGTTTGGTTCATGTTTCAGAAATGGATTGGACTAACGCCAATGCTCGTCCTTCTAAGATTGTTAAATTAGGTCAAGAAGTTAATGTTGTGGTCTTGGATGTCCAAGAGTCCAAGCATCGTATTTCTTTGTCAATGAAACAAGCACAAGAAAACCCTTGGGAAGCATTTGAAGCGACACATAACAAGAATGATAAGATTGATGTTACCGTTAAATCAATTACAGACTTTGGTTTGTTTGTTGGTCTTCCGGGTGGCATTGATGGTTTGATTCACTTAGCCGACCTTTCTTGGGAGAAGTTGCCAGCAGATGAGTTGGTTTCTAACTATTCTAAGGGTCAAGAACTTGAAGTGGTCATTTTGAATATTGACGCCGAAAAAGAGCGTATTTCTTTAGGCATTAAGCAACTCGAAGAAGATGACTTTATGTCTTATGCTTCTATGAACAAAAAAGGTGCTATTGTTAAGGTAACCATTGCTGAAGTTACACCAAAAGGTGCGATAGTTGCTTTGACAGAAGATATTACAGGTTATTTAAAAGCAGGTGAAATCTCCGAAGATCGTGTTGACGATGCGTCAACTGTCTTAAAAGTAGGTGAGGAAATTGAAGTAGCCATTGTTAATATTGATAGAAAAACACGCAATATCTCTGTTAGTATTAAGGCAAAAAATTCAGCTGAAGAAAAAGCAGCAATGGCAGACTACAATAAGCAGTCTTCCGATGCAGCAGAAGGCGCTACTTTAGGTGACTTGTTGAAGAAAGCCAAGCAGTAA
- a CDS encoding HU family DNA-binding protein — MKKTDLILDLSEKHTLSKTEVKTCVDVILSILVDGIATGEGVEVRGFGSFSRKHKNARLGVNPRTGKKTQVDAKFMPFFKPGKLLKEVVNN, encoded by the coding sequence TTGAAAAAAACTGACCTTATCCTTGATTTATCAGAAAAACACACGCTGTCTAAAACAGAAGTAAAGACTTGTGTGGATGTCATTTTGTCGATACTTGTCGATGGCATTGCGACTGGTGAAGGTGTTGAAGTGAGAGGGTTTGGTAGTTTTTCTAGAAAGCATAAAAACGCACGCCTAGGGGTCAATCCTAGAACTGGAAAGAAAACCCAGGTTGATGCAAAATTTATGCCATTCTTTAAGCCAGGTAAATTACTTAAAGAAGTTGTAAATAATTAA
- a CDS encoding FKBP-type peptidyl-prolyl cis-trans isomerase, which yields MTIKKDKVVEMHCTLTDDKGEVIDSTKGQETMVFLQGHGNIVPGLEKAIEGMKVGESGDIVVQSKDAYGDHHAEGVQTIPKEALEGIDDLTVGMELQSKDEQGNPFIVCVKEINADTIIVDANHPLAGKTLHFNISIESVREASKEELEHGHIHAHGDSCSH from the coding sequence ATGACAATAAAAAAAGATAAAGTAGTTGAAATGCATTGCACGCTAACGGACGACAAAGGCGAAGTGATTGATTCAACCAAAGGACAAGAAACCATGGTGTTTTTACAAGGGCATGGTAATATTGTGCCTGGCTTGGAAAAAGCGATAGAAGGGATGAAGGTTGGCGAATCTGGTGATATTGTTGTGCAGTCAAAAGATGCGTATGGTGATCACCATGCTGAGGGCGTTCAAACAATCCCAAAAGAAGCGTTAGAGGGTATTGACGATTTGACAGTAGGCATGGAATTACAATCTAAAGACGAGCAGGGTAATCCATTCATTGTTTGTGTTAAAGAAATTAATGCAGACACAATTATTGTTGATGCTAACCACCCTTTAGCAGGGAAAACATTGCATTTTAATATCAGTATTGAGAGTGTTAGAGAGGCAAGCAAGGAAGAATTGGAACATGGGCATATTCACGCCCATGGCGACTCTTGTTCGCATTAA
- a CDS encoding class I SAM-dependent methyltransferase codes for MSKTHHLSDTEEKLRYDAHQNNPDDKRYQAFLSQVFNPVIDHLNKQGLDFSKVGAKGLDFGCGPGPTLSLMFEKQGHQVNLFDKFYANNPAVFEQSYDFITATEVVEHLSAPNVELHRLFGSLKKGGVLAIMTQMMDDKTDFSTWYYKNDPTHICFFSKNTMRYLAKKWRAKVSFFGNNVALYYFPK; via the coding sequence ATGTCAAAAACTCACCATCTTAGCGACACAGAAGAAAAGTTGCGTTATGACGCACATCAGAATAATCCAGACGATAAGCGCTACCAAGCCTTCTTATCTCAAGTGTTTAATCCTGTTATTGATCATCTTAATAAACAAGGTCTTGATTTTTCCAAGGTTGGCGCAAAGGGTTTGGACTTTGGTTGTGGACCGGGCCCGACTTTGTCATTAATGTTTGAAAAACAAGGGCATCAAGTGAATTTATTTGATAAATTCTATGCAAACAATCCAGCGGTTTTTGAGCAAAGTTATGACTTTATTACCGCTACCGAAGTGGTAGAGCATCTAAGTGCGCCAAATGTTGAGTTGCATCGCTTGTTTGGTAGCCTTAAAAAGGGTGGCGTGCTGGCAATAATGACTCAGATGATGGACGATAAGACTGATTTTTCTACTTGGTATTACAAAAACGACCCTACGCACATTTGCTTTTTTTCGAAAAATACGATGCGTTACTTGGCAAAAAAATGGCGTGCAAAAGTTTCATTTTTTGGTAACAATGTTGCTTTATATTATTTTCCAAAATAA